A segment of the Deltaproteobacteria bacterium CG2_30_66_27 genome:
TGGCGAGATCAAGAAGTCGATCTTCACCGTGATGAACTTCCTGCTCCCCACGGCGGGCGTCCTTCCGATGCACTGCGCGGCCAGCTACGGGCGCGACGACCGGGACGTGGCGGTCCTCTTCGGCCTCTCGGGAACGGGGAAGACGACCCTCTCCGCCGACCCGGAGCGGACGCTGGTGGGCGACGACGAGCACGGCTGGAGCGACCGCGGCGTCTTCAACTTCGAGGGCGGGTGCTACGCCAAGGTGATCAACCTCTCTCCCGGGATGGAGCCGGAGATCCACCGGACGACCGGGATGTTCGGGACGATCCTCGAAAACGTGGGGATGGACATCGAGGGGAGGCAGATCGACCTGAACGACGCGACCCTCACGGAAAACACCCGGGCCTCCTACCCCCTCTCCTCCATCCCCCGGGTCGCCCCCCGCGGCGCGGTCGGCCACCCGAAACACATCGTGATGCTGACGGCGGACGCCTTCGGGGTGCTTCCGCCGATCTCGTCGATGACGACCGACCAGGCGATGTACCACTTCCTCTCCGGCTACACGGCCAAGGTGGCCGGGACCGAGCGGGGGATCGTGGAACCGCAGGCGACCTTCAGCACCTGTTTCGGAGGACCGTTCATGCCGTTAGACCCTTCCGTCTACGCGAAGCTCCTCGGGGAGAAGGTCGCGGCGCATAACGTCAAGGTCTGGCTGGTCAACACGGGGTGGTCCGGCGGTCCGTACGGCACGGGACGCCGGATGAACATCAACCACACCAAGGCGATGCTTCGGGCCGCGCTCTCCGGGAAGATGGACGGCGTCGAGATGCGGGTTTCTCCGGTCTTTGGATTACGCGTGCCGATGACCTGCCCGGACGTACCGTCCGAGGTTTTGAACCCGAGGTCGACGTGGACGGATAGCACGGCCTACGACCGGACGGCGCGGAAGCTGGCCGGCATGTTCCACGAGAACTTCGCCCAGTACGCCGATCAGGTGACGCCCGAGGTCCGGGCTGCGGGTTTCCGCAACCCGGGCTGACGAACTCCAGCACTCCTTTCGAGCCCTTCTTTCTCCTTCCCGGCAACCGCAGGAGCATCAGGAAGAGCGATTTACTCCTGCGCCTTCAGCGCCCTCCTTTTCAATTCATCCGACGATGCGTCCCATGGGACCGCCCGCGTGTTGTTGCACCGGCACTGGAAGAGGATGAAGCATCTTCGCCCCTCCGCATCCTCAAGGACTCCGATCGCCTCCACGGCGTCCATGTCGGTCTCGATCCGACCGCAACACGGGCACGCCCGAATCCCGCTCGGGGAAGAAGGGGACACAATCACGGTTCTCTCCTTCCGGCGGCCTGAATCGACCCCCAAAGAATTACGATTTATCTGTAGGACAAATCGTCCTGCATGTCAATCGCATCCAATCCGCATTGTCCAATTGCTCCGCCGCGAACAAACTCCCTATGATTCAAAAGATGTTCCATCGTTACCGGGAAAACATACTGGAGGCCCTGAAAGCGAGGGGATGGACCCGCGCGGATCTTTCCCGAACGATCAAGGTCGATTATTCCTACCTCGACAGGCTCCTGAAAGGGAAGGCCCGGTTCAACGAAGTTCACATCGAGGCGATCGCCAAGGCGCTGGGAGTCGCTCCCTCCGGCGCCCCGGCGCCGATCCCGGTCCGCATCACCTATTCGAGGAAGTTCGAAGACCCGCTTCTCCCGCAAAAACGGGAGCTCGATTATCTTCCGATCCCGATCGTCGAGCCGAGAGTCGCGGCCGGGAACCCGGAAGTCGTCTCGAGCGAACAGGTTCTCGACATCGTCTTCATCCACCGGCGGGCCTTCAAGCGCAGGAACGCGCAAGGCCACATCTGCACCGTCGTTACGGGCGACAGCATGGCGCCCGTCATCCGGGACGGAGCCATCGTCTGCATCGACAGCCGGGCCAGGCCGGAAAAAAAAGTCCCGAAGGACTCGATCTGGGCCGTCCGGAAAGAGGAAGGAGCCGTCATCAAGCACATCCAGTTCAAGGACGACCTGATCCTTCTGATCTCGGAAAATCCAGCCTATGAGATCGAGACGACGAGCGACCCCACGGCCATCATCGGGCGCGTGGTGGGGGTGTGGCAGAACCTGGCGTGAGGCGCGCGCATCAGGTGTCCTCCGTCCATGCCTTCCTCGTCCGGACGTCCCCGATCAGGGAGCGCACGCCCTGATTGTCCGAGGGGTTCATCCAGAGCATCTTGCCGAAAATCCGCTCCGCTTCCTCGAAACGGCCCAACCGCCAGAGACACAGTCCGAAGCCCTGCATGCAGCGGAGAAATGGTCGATTGTCGATCAAGCCCCACGGCAGCACGCCCTCGAATCCGTCTCCCAGGGAAAGTTCTCCGATGCGCAAGCCCACCTCGTAGTGGCGGATCGCCTCCTCGGGAATACGATCGAAGGCGAAATTACCGAGATGGGCATGTGCGTCCAGGCAGCGCAGGTCGGCTTTGCAAATTTCCATGAGAATCTTGTCCGCTCCGACGAAGTCTCCGGCGTTCTTGAGATCGATGGACTTCGTGATGGGGTCATCGGACGGATCGTCCTTGTCCTCGCCGGGCAAAACCTGCTCCATCTCGTACTCCGGTCGCGGGCCCCGGGCGAAGATCGGCTTGGCCCACTCCTCGATCGGCTCCCCTTCCTCGCCCCAGTATTCCTCCTCGGGATCCCAGATCCCCCGGTCCGCAAGCCGCAGAGGGACGAGGCCGAGAACGGGCACATCCAGCCGCGTGGTCTCGATCTCCCCGGACAGATACGGGTGGCCGGCGTAACTCCACTGCTTGCGCGGTTTCACCACGACGATCTCGCCGGGAATCACTTCCCGGAGCCTGCTTGCGCGGAGTGTAACGACCCGATCGCTCCCAAGCAATCGGCAGTGAGCGGCGTTCCTCTTGACCGAGAGCGCAACCAGTTCCAAGGACCCGGTCAGGTCGAGGTCGGCAGCCGTCACTTTGTGTTTGCGTCGACCGAGCGCAGGCACAGTGGTCTCCGGCGGGAATGGATCGAGACCGAACCATCTGCGGTACGCCGCCACATGGCGGGCGCCGCCCGATCTCTGCGGAAGCACGACATCGGCGGCGGCTACCATATACTCGGAGCCGTCCTCGCTGCGGCACCTCGCCGTCATCCCTCGTCGCTCGTTTCCCTCGTAGTCGAACCCGATCACGGAAACCGGCTCGCCGATGACGAACCCGTCGCAAGGCACAACGACGTTGTCCTTGAAGGCCTGTCGAAACGCCCGGTGCGCCTCGTCGTCGCTGGAGGCCTCCACCGTGATCGCCTTGACCAGTTGATCGAGTTCGGCGAGGCTCCGGTCATCTCGTCCCGTCCGACTCATCGCTCTCCTTCCTTCACGGCCAGCGTGCCTTAACGGTCACGGCCCGCCTCGCATGATTCTCCACGCGGTGTGTGGAGAATCTATTTCATGTTGCCCCTTGCCGAGGGATCCTTGCCGTAAACAGGTTGAGATCATGATCCGATTCCAGTTCGAGCGCCGGCACAACCGCTAAAGCACGGCGGATGCCCGTGCCGATGCCTCGATAAGGAAGTTCGTTGCCTTTAGTCGCAAAAGAGGCGAGCAAGGGATTGCGGATGACTGACACGCCATTGCGGATATTCTGGACGGTAAGATTGTTGGGCAGGGCCCCCGGGCTGATCAACTCGATGCGATTGTCGAATAACATGACCCGCCATGGCGCGGAGATGAAGTAGTCCCGGTGCAGCAGCAAGTTGACGACAAGTTCTTCCAGGGCAGCCGAGGGCACTTCCAGATCGCCTTCCGTATTGAAACCTTTTCCGTCTTGCAGTCGCCGCAGATTGCGGGTGAGAAAGGAGATCGTCCCCTTGTACAGATCACGCAAGCACCCTTCGATGTCTTGGCTGTCCCGGTATTTGTCACCGGAAGGATCGTTGCCGACGAAGGATACAGCCTTGATGACGAAGGCGGGGCGATGTCTTTGCGGATTGCGCCCAAAAAGCATAACTCCGGCGAGATTGAGCGTCGCCTCACGCGCCAGGCCGAGATTGTTCAGCAAGCGCCCCAATGAAAGGCCATCCCTATCGAGCGCCTTGTCCAAGGGCTCCCCATACAGCTTTTCAAAGAACCCGCTGAAGTGCTCCAAGTCTATGTCGCCGGTTGTGGTTCCCTCGACGGGCACTTCGTCCGCGTGAACGAGATCGGCGCTTTGAAGCATCCGCTGGACCTCTTCGCGTGATGTCACCTTGCGTTTGTCTGCTCCTGACTTCACCCAGAACACGCCATTGTTGTCGGCATAAGGCTTGGAGATGCCCTCCTGCACGGTGACGACCATGACCAGCAGCCCTCCGACAGAGATGTTCTCGGTTGTGGGGTTGATCGAGGGCCGCACGCGGTTGGTTGCCGTGTTGGATATCAGTTGGTTGATTCGGCGGATGTCATCCGCCGAAAGCCCGACAAACGTCCCCTGGTCGTTGACCCCAACGAGGATCAGGCCGCCCTTGCTGTTGGAGAAGGCCACAAGGTCGCCCGCTACTGATTCGGGGTTCGTGATGTTCTGCTTAAACTGCGTGCGACTGTCTTCGCCGCGTCCGATCAACTCGATGAGTTCTATTGCTTCCATAGCTGGTAAATCTCCTTTCGCCGGGCGAAGGCTTCGTGCCCGCCTTCCATGATGGACACGATCGCTTTTTGGATGTCCGGATCGTCGATGCTGCCCACCTTGACATCACCATGCCCGGCGGAAAAAGAGCATGCGCCCACTTGTTCGGCATCGCCCAGGACAGGGAAGTTTGCATTGTGTGTGGCGAAAATAAACTGAATGTCCTTCTTCAAGCCCCGGACAAGCTTGATGACGTCTTCGAAGATCGTCTGGTTGTCCAGATCGTCTTCCGGCTGGTCAATGATGATCACATCGTTGTCGCGCTGGCTCAGGATGAAGAGGATAAGCGCCGATGCGCGTTGGCCGAGGGAGTGGTCGCGAAGCGACATCCCGTGATACTCGATGGTAAAGCGGTTCGGGATCTGCCACGTCAACAAGGCCGCCTTGGCCTCGTTGAAGTACTTCCTGAAGACCTCGCCTGAGTCGCCCATGCCGCCGCACAGGGCGGCGAGTGACGCATGGACGGACGCAAAATCGGCGTGCTCCTTCACTATGGCCACCAACGTGGCCTCTCGCAAGCGGCTCCCCCGCACGTTCGCCTTGAGTTGCTCCAGGAATGCGCTTTTGTCGCCCTTGTATTCTGCCGTGATGCGCAGGGCTGTTTGGCCATCGTTGAGCTTCTTGATTTCAGCTTCGATCTGCTTGAATTCCCGGTGCCAAAGGTCCGACAACCCCTTCAGTTCCTTTGTGAGATCGTCCTGCATGGCGGCCTTGCGCGCCTTGCCCTTCGTGATTTCTTCAATCGCCAATTTAGCCTTCTGCAGGTCGGCGTTGAGACGGACAAAGTCATCGGGGCGGACGGAGACGCTTCCTTGTTGCTGCAACTGGGCGCTCAACCGCCGTTCTATCGCAGCAAACTCCTCTTTCAGAGCATCGCGGCGGCGCTCCAACTCGCTAAACTTTGCGCGCAACGCCTGGACTTCCTGGCGCAATTCCGCCAAAAGTTGCCGGCCCTTTTCCGGCAGTCGACGGATACGCGCAAAAATATCGTTGAACTCGTTCATCAAATCGGCGTTGCCCCGCGATTCAATCCGTCCGTG
Coding sequences within it:
- a CDS encoding ATP-dependent DNA helicase RecG, producing MEAIELIELIGRGEDSRTQFKQNITNPESVAGDLVAFSNSKGGLILVGVNDQGTFVGLSADDIRRINQLISNTATNRVRPSINPTTENISVGGLLVMVVTVQEGISKPYADNNGVFWVKSGADKRKVTSREEVQRMLQSADLVHADEVPVEGTTTGDIDLEHFSGFFEKLYGEPLDKALDRDGLSLGRLLNNLGLAREATLNLAGVMLFGRNPQRHRPAFVIKAVSFVGNDPSGDKYRDSQDIEGCLRDLYKGTISFLTRNLRRLQDGKGFNTEGDLEVPSAALEELVVNLLLHRDYFISAPWRVMLFDNRIELISPGALPNNLTVQNIRNGVSVIRNPLLASFATKGNELPYRGIGTGIRRALAVVPALELESDHDLNLFTARIPRQGAT
- a CDS encoding cytoplasmic protein, with product MSRTGRDDRSLAELDQLVKAITVEASSDDEAHRAFRQAFKDNVVVPCDGFVIGEPVSVIGFDYEGNERRGMTARCRSEDGSEYMVAAADVVLPQRSGGARHVAAYRRWFGLDPFPPETTVPALGRRKHKVTAADLDLTGSLELVALSVKRNAAHCRLLGSDRVVTLRASRLREVIPGEIVVVKPRKQWSYAGHPYLSGEIETTRLDVPVLGLVPLRLADRGIWDPEEEYWGEEGEPIEEWAKPIFARGPRPEYEMEQVLPGEDKDDPSDDPITKSIDLKNAGDFVGADKILMEICKADLRCLDAHAHLGNFAFDRIPEEAIRHYEVGLRIGELSLGDGFEGVLPWGLIDNRPFLRCMQGFGLCLWRLGRFEEAERIFGKMLWMNPSDNQGVRSLIGDVRTRKAWTEDT
- a CDS encoding phosphoenolpyruvate carboxykinase (ATP); protein product: MNGNRADDLSFHGIRRAEAVWWNLSRSALLEQALRRREGHLAASGPLVVRTGEYTGRSPDDRFFVREPGSEGSIHWGTTNRPFDADRYEALRARLLAYLEGRELFVQDCHVGADEGHRLPIRVITEMAWHALFARNMFLPVTDREALLRHLPEFTVISAPGFHSRPEMDGTRSEVFILIHFGRKEVLIGGTLYAGEIKKSIFTVMNFLLPTAGVLPMHCAASYGRDDRDVAVLFGLSGTGKTTLSADPERTLVGDDEHGWSDRGVFNFEGGCYAKVINLSPGMEPEIHRTTGMFGTILENVGMDIEGRQIDLNDATLTENTRASYPLSSIPRVAPRGAVGHPKHIVMLTADAFGVLPPISSMTTDQAMYHFLSGYTAKVAGTERGIVEPQATFSTCFGGPFMPLDPSVYAKLLGEKVAAHNVKVWLVNTGWSGGPYGTGRRMNINHTKAMLRAALSGKMDGVEMRVSPVFGLRVPMTCPDVPSEVLNPRSTWTDSTAYDRTARKLAGMFHENFAQYADQVTPEVRAAGFRNPG